A genome region from Micromonospora peucetia includes the following:
- a CDS encoding DUF402 domain-containing protein: MPSDVVRVIYRKYDGSAHRDYPARRLAEDDLGVWLGVTEGTRSVYHGRPSVEQIPFVLLVPHHAWWTGMFNPPPRTSEVYCDIASPARWENDDTVHLIDLDLDVVRRRATGAVELRDEDEFAEHRARFGYPDDVVTQAEAAARWLLDALGDGVEPFATSYRKWLALVV, encoded by the coding sequence ATGCCGAGCGATGTGGTCCGCGTGATCTACCGCAAGTACGACGGCAGCGCGCACCGTGACTACCCGGCCCGCCGCCTCGCCGAGGACGACCTGGGCGTCTGGCTCGGCGTGACCGAGGGCACGAGGTCCGTCTACCATGGCCGGCCGTCGGTGGAGCAGATTCCGTTCGTCCTGCTGGTGCCGCACCACGCCTGGTGGACCGGCATGTTCAACCCGCCGCCACGGACCAGCGAGGTCTACTGCGACATCGCCAGCCCGGCCCGCTGGGAGAACGACGACACGGTCCACCTCATCGACCTCGACCTGGACGTGGTGCGCCGCCGGGCCACCGGCGCGGTGGAGTTGCGCGACGAGGACGAGTTCGCCGAGCACCGGGCCCGCTTCGGCTACCCGGACGACGTGGTGACGCAGGCCGAGGCGGCAGCCCGATGGCTCCTCGACGCGCTGGGCGACGGCGTCGAACCGTTCGCCACGTCGTACCGGAAATGGCTGGCCCTGGTGGTCTGA
- the sigJ gene encoding RNA polymerase sigma factor SigJ, which yields MRDLATEFEAERGRLLAVAYRMLGSRSEAEDAVQETWLRYAAALADPTARAEIRHLGAWLTTACARICLDVLRSARVRREAYPGQWLPEPVVAPLDQGPRTDGFAPDPAERAVRADQVGTALMVVLERLAPEQRVAFVLHDVFAVPFSRIAEVLGTTDAAARQLASRARRAVHAPDAPRHTADAVEQRRVLAAFVAAVESGELAALVRVLAPDVVLIGDSGGHFPAARRPVLGADAVARLILGLFGRAGRYAGTLRARPVLVDGVEGLHLETLHSDGRPLRVVAALAVDGGRVTGVFHQLNPEKLGNLPPLAAEDRWPPRW from the coding sequence GTGCGGGATCTGGCGACGGAGTTCGAGGCCGAGCGGGGGCGGCTGCTGGCGGTGGCGTACCGGATGCTCGGCAGCCGCAGCGAGGCCGAGGACGCCGTGCAGGAGACCTGGCTGCGGTACGCCGCCGCGCTCGCCGACCCGACGGCCCGCGCCGAGATCCGGCACCTCGGCGCCTGGCTCACCACCGCGTGCGCCCGGATCTGCCTGGACGTGCTCCGCTCGGCGCGGGTACGGCGGGAGGCGTACCCCGGCCAGTGGCTGCCGGAGCCCGTGGTGGCACCGCTCGACCAGGGCCCGCGCACCGACGGCTTCGCGCCCGACCCCGCCGAACGGGCGGTCCGCGCCGACCAGGTCGGCACCGCCCTGATGGTGGTGCTGGAGCGGCTCGCGCCGGAGCAGCGGGTCGCCTTCGTGCTGCACGACGTCTTCGCCGTGCCGTTCTCCCGGATCGCCGAGGTGCTCGGTACGACGGACGCCGCCGCCCGCCAGCTCGCCTCCCGGGCCCGCCGGGCAGTGCACGCGCCCGACGCTCCCCGGCACACCGCCGACGCGGTCGAGCAGCGCCGGGTGCTCGCCGCCTTCGTGGCCGCCGTCGAGTCGGGCGAGCTGGCCGCGCTGGTGCGGGTGCTCGCCCCGGACGTGGTCCTGATCGGCGACAGCGGCGGCCACTTCCCGGCGGCCCGGCGCCCGGTGCTCGGTGCCGACGCGGTGGCCCGCCTCATCCTGGGCCTGTTCGGCCGGGCCGGCCGCTACGCCGGCACGCTGCGCGCCCGTCCGGTGCTGGTCGACGGCGTGGAGGGCCTGCACCTGGAGACCCTGCACTCCGACGGCCGGCCGCTGCGGGTGGTCGCCGCCCTCGCGGTGGACGGCGGCCGGGTGACCGGGGTCTTCCACCAACTCAACCCGGAGAAGCTGGGCAACCTGCCGCCGCTGGCGGCCGAGGACCGTTGGCCACCGCGTTGGTGA
- a CDS encoding DUF47 domain-containing protein yields MKFSFRPNEGAFYELFTRAAQNLVKGTELLNELALPGVEVQSVSERLTEVEHDSDQITHELYKKINSTFITPFDREDIYRLGSLLDDVMDHLEAVGNLLYLYGLTKLPSLPREMHEMVNVLDAQAKLTADAMPRLKSMKDLEDYWIECNRLENDGDQVYRMLLVRLFSGEYDALTVLKMKEVADELEAACDAFEHVANTVETIAVKES; encoded by the coding sequence GTGAAGTTTTCCTTCCGTCCGAACGAGGGCGCCTTTTACGAGCTCTTCACCAGGGCCGCGCAGAACCTGGTGAAGGGCACCGAGCTGCTCAACGAGCTGGCCCTGCCCGGGGTGGAGGTGCAGTCGGTCAGCGAGCGGCTCACCGAGGTGGAGCACGACAGCGACCAGATCACCCACGAGCTGTACAAGAAGATCAACTCTACCTTCATCACGCCGTTCGACCGGGAGGACATCTACCGGCTCGGCTCGCTGCTGGACGACGTGATGGACCACCTGGAGGCGGTCGGCAACCTGCTCTACCTCTACGGCCTGACCAAGCTCCCCTCGCTGCCCCGCGAGATGCACGAGATGGTCAACGTCCTGGACGCACAGGCGAAGCTGACCGCCGACGCGATGCCGCGGCTGAAGTCGATGAAGGACCTCGAGGACTACTGGATCGAGTGCAACCGGCTGGAGAACGACGGCGACCAGGTGTACCGGATGCTGCTGGTCCGCCTCTTCTCCGGCGAGTACGACGCTCTGACCGTGCTGAAGATGAAGGAGGTCGCCGACGAGCTGGAGGCCGCCTGCGACGCCTTCGAGCACGTGGCCAACACCGTCGAGACCATCGCGGTCAAGGAGTCCTGA
- a CDS encoding inorganic phosphate transporter has translation MSPELIAVLAVIAVALVFDYTNGFHDAANAIATSISTRALTPRVALAMAAVGNFIGAHFGAEVAKTVGSGLVKLPTGTSSLGIVFAGVIGAIVWNLVTWYFGLPSSSSHALIGGLVGATVAASGTVLWSGIGKSVIIPMILSPMVGFVLGYIVMIAVQWIFRKGHPGKLNRGFRWAQTASAAAMSVGHGMQDAAKTIGIVVLALYVGGFQDDPSHIPEWAFWTSAAVLAAGTYSGGWRIIRTLGRKIIDLKPPEGFAAETVASGVLYFNALVLGAPISTTHTITSAIMGVGATKRLSAVRWGVAGNIVGAWILTFPAAGSIGALMYFLARPLFS, from the coding sequence GTGAGTCCCGAACTCATCGCCGTACTGGCGGTGATCGCGGTGGCATTGGTGTTCGACTACACCAACGGCTTCCACGACGCCGCCAACGCGATCGCGACCAGCATCTCCACCCGGGCGCTCACACCCCGGGTGGCTTTGGCCATGGCGGCGGTCGGCAACTTCATCGGCGCCCACTTCGGCGCCGAGGTGGCCAAGACCGTCGGCAGCGGCCTGGTGAAACTACCCACCGGCACATCGAGCCTCGGCATCGTCTTCGCCGGCGTGATCGGCGCGATCGTCTGGAACCTGGTCACCTGGTACTTCGGCCTGCCGTCGTCCTCGTCGCACGCGCTGATCGGCGGCCTGGTCGGCGCGACCGTCGCCGCGTCCGGCACGGTGCTGTGGAGCGGCATCGGGAAGAGCGTGATCATTCCGATGATCCTCTCGCCGATGGTCGGCTTCGTGCTCGGCTACATCGTCATGATCGCCGTGCAGTGGATCTTCCGGAAGGGCCACCCGGGCAAGCTCAACCGCGGCTTCCGCTGGGCGCAGACCGCGTCCGCCGCCGCCATGTCGGTCGGCCACGGCATGCAGGACGCCGCCAAGACCATCGGCATCGTGGTGCTCGCCCTCTACGTCGGCGGCTTCCAGGACGATCCGAGCCACATCCCGGAGTGGGCGTTCTGGACCTCGGCCGCCGTACTGGCTGCCGGCACGTACTCCGGTGGCTGGCGGATCATCCGGACGCTGGGCCGGAAGATCATCGACCTGAAGCCGCCGGAGGGCTTCGCGGCCGAGACCGTGGCCAGCGGGGTGCTCTACTTCAACGCGCTCGTCCTCGGCGCCCCGATCTCGACGACCCACACGATCACCTCGGCGATCATGGGCGTCGGCGCCACCAAGCGGCTCTCCGCCGTCCGGTGGGGCGTGGCCGGCAACATCGTCGGCGCGTGGATCCTCACCTTCCCGGCCGCCGGCTCGATCGGCGCCCTGATGTACTTCCTGGCCCGTCCGCTGTTCAGCTGA
- a CDS encoding Gfo/Idh/MocA family protein — protein MTRWGILATGHIAARFAEDLRLVPGAELAAVGSRTAESAQRFAARHGVPRAYASWAELAADDDLDVVYVATPHAAHHEAALTCLTAGRAVLLEKPFTLELSTSAELVDTARAAGVFLMEAMWMRTNPLVRRLCALVADGAIGTVTSVRADFGAAGPFPPEHRLRARTLGGGALLDLGVYPVSLAHLLLGVPDHVRSWAKLSPEGVDENTGIVLGYDSGAVATLSCGMVGATPLVASVTGTTGRIDLPEPFFRPGSVTLHRAGAEPETITEELVGGGYQYEAAEVQRCLAEGLLESPLVPHAATLEVMALLDGIRAQIGVHYS, from the coding sequence ATGACTCGTTGGGGCATCCTGGCCACCGGCCACATCGCCGCCCGTTTCGCCGAGGACCTGCGGCTGGTGCCGGGCGCCGAACTCGCGGCCGTCGGCTCGCGGACCGCCGAGAGCGCGCAGCGGTTCGCGGCCCGGCACGGCGTGCCCCGGGCGTACGCCTCCTGGGCGGAACTCGCCGCGGACGACGACCTGGACGTCGTCTACGTCGCCACCCCGCACGCCGCGCACCACGAGGCGGCCCTGACCTGCCTCACGGCCGGCCGGGCGGTGCTGCTGGAGAAGCCGTTCACCCTCGAACTGTCGACCAGCGCCGAACTGGTCGACACCGCCCGCGCGGCCGGGGTCTTCCTGATGGAGGCCATGTGGATGCGGACGAACCCGCTCGTACGCCGACTCTGCGCGCTGGTCGCGGACGGCGCGATCGGCACGGTGACCAGCGTCCGGGCCGATTTCGGGGCCGCCGGGCCGTTCCCGCCGGAGCACCGGCTGCGGGCCCGCACCCTCGGCGGTGGCGCCCTGCTCGACCTGGGCGTCTACCCGGTCAGCCTGGCCCACCTGCTGCTCGGCGTGCCCGACCACGTCCGGTCCTGGGCGAAGCTGAGCCCGGAGGGTGTGGACGAGAACACCGGGATCGTCCTCGGGTACGACTCGGGCGCGGTCGCCACGCTCAGCTGCGGCATGGTCGGGGCCACCCCGCTGGTCGCCTCGGTCACCGGCACCACCGGCCGGATCGACCTGCCCGAGCCGTTCTTCCGCCCCGGCTCGGTGACCCTGCACCGGGCCGGCGCCGAGCCGGAGACGATCACCGAAGAGCTGGTCGGCGGCGGCTACCAGTACGAGGCCGCCGAGGTCCAGCGCTGCCTCGCCGAAGGACTGCTGGAGAGCCCTCTGGTGCCGCACGCCGCCACGCTGGAGGTGATGGCGCTCCTCGACGGGATCCGCGCCCAGATCGGCGTCCACTACTCCTAG
- a CDS encoding NUDIX hydrolase produces the protein MTIDADGFPAPPALVEHARRFHAEGGTPATPRVAATVLLLRPAGDDFEVYLIRRVAAMAFGGMYAFPGGGVDPSDSQAHLDWAGPPPAGWGERLALTPQAAQAVVCAAAREVFEEAGVLLAGPDAQTVVGDVSGDDWEADRVELEQHRGGFADLLARRGLTLRSDLLLPWSRWITPDFEPRRFDTYFFVALLPEGQRTRDVSGETDHTLWIRPADALARVAAGELSMLPPTLVTLGQVADAGGLAGVVRASADRDAANPVTPRLEFTDDSAARFVLG, from the coding sequence ATGACGATCGACGCCGACGGCTTCCCCGCACCCCCGGCGCTCGTGGAGCATGCCCGCCGGTTCCACGCCGAGGGCGGCACCCCGGCGACGCCCCGGGTCGCGGCCACCGTGCTGCTGCTGCGCCCCGCCGGGGACGACTTCGAGGTGTACCTGATCCGACGGGTCGCCGCGATGGCCTTCGGCGGGATGTACGCCTTCCCCGGCGGAGGGGTCGACCCCTCCGACTCGCAGGCGCACCTGGACTGGGCCGGCCCGCCACCGGCCGGATGGGGCGAGCGGCTGGCGCTGACCCCGCAGGCCGCCCAGGCGGTCGTCTGCGCCGCGGCCCGGGAGGTGTTCGAGGAGGCTGGCGTCCTGCTCGCCGGCCCGGACGCTCAGACCGTGGTGGGCGACGTGAGCGGTGACGACTGGGAGGCCGACCGGGTGGAGCTGGAGCAGCACCGGGGCGGCTTCGCGGACCTGCTCGCCCGGCGCGGGCTCACCCTCCGGTCGGACCTGCTGCTGCCGTGGAGCCGGTGGATCACGCCCGACTTCGAGCCGCGCCGCTTCGACACGTACTTCTTCGTGGCCCTCCTGCCGGAGGGGCAGCGGACCCGGGACGTCTCCGGCGAGACCGACCACACGCTCTGGATCCGCCCGGCGGACGCCCTGGCCCGGGTGGCGGCGGGCGAGCTGAGCATGCTGCCGCCGACCCTGGTCACCCTCGGGCAGGTGGCCGACGCCGGTGGCCTGGCGGGTGTCGTCCGCGCGTCGGCCGACCGGGACGCCGCCAATCCGGTCACCCCCCGGCTGGAGTTCACCGACGACTCCGCGGCCCGGTTCGTGCTCGGCTGA
- a CDS encoding helix-turn-helix transcriptional regulator, translating to MLETSARLLRLLSLLQTPREWTGTELAERLSVSTRTVRNDVERLRTLGYPVHGTRGAVGGYRLGAGAALPPLLLDDEEAVAVAVGLRTAAGGSVAGIEETSLRALAKLEQVLPHRLRRRVNALHTHTVRVPHDAPAPTVDAETLSTISAACRDRERLRFDYIRHDGTADRRDVEPYRLVNWGRRWYLVAFDPQRDDWRTFRVDRITPRTPVGPRFPTRDLPEDVVDRVRHGVSSAAWRHRARVLVHAPAEVVTERINPAVGTVEPVDARSCLLHTGADRLETVAVWLGLLDADFTVQDPPELTDLLRTIADRYLRAAP from the coding sequence ATGTTGGAGACCTCGGCGCGGCTGCTGCGCCTGCTGTCACTGTTGCAGACCCCACGCGAGTGGACCGGCACGGAGCTGGCCGAGCGGCTGTCGGTGAGCACCCGGACGGTCCGCAACGACGTGGAGCGGCTGCGCACCCTGGGCTACCCGGTGCACGGCACGCGGGGCGCGGTCGGCGGCTACCGGCTCGGGGCGGGTGCAGCGCTGCCCCCGCTGCTGCTCGACGACGAGGAGGCCGTGGCGGTGGCCGTCGGGCTGCGTACCGCCGCCGGGGGAAGCGTCGCCGGCATCGAGGAAACCTCGCTGCGCGCGCTCGCGAAGTTGGAACAGGTCCTCCCCCACCGGCTGCGCCGCCGCGTCAACGCGCTGCACACCCACACCGTGCGGGTGCCCCACGACGCGCCCGCCCCGACCGTGGACGCGGAGACGCTCAGCACGATAAGCGCGGCCTGCCGGGACCGGGAACGGTTGCGCTTCGACTACATCCGGCACGACGGCACCGCCGACCGGCGGGACGTCGAGCCGTACCGGCTGGTCAACTGGGGGCGCCGCTGGTATCTGGTGGCCTTCGACCCGCAGCGGGACGACTGGCGGACGTTCCGGGTGGACCGGATCACCCCGCGTACCCCCGTCGGGCCCCGCTTCCCCACCCGGGACCTGCCCGAGGACGTGGTGGACCGGGTCCGCCACGGCGTCTCCTCGGCAGCCTGGCGACACCGCGCCCGGGTGCTGGTGCACGCGCCGGCCGAGGTGGTCACCGAACGGATCAACCCGGCCGTCGGCACCGTCGAACCGGTCGACGCGCGCAGCTGCCTGCTGCACACCGGCGCCGACCGGCTGGAAACGGTGGCGGTCTGGCTGGGCCTGCTCGACGCCGACTTCACCGTCCAGGATCCACCGGAGCTCACCGACCTCCTGCGTACCATCGCCGACCGTTACCTGCGCGCGGCGCCGTGA
- a CDS encoding epoxide hydrolase family protein: MADDTAIVPFRIDIPQADLDDLADRLARTRWAEELPADPTATPEGPVPPGWEYGVPVSYVKRLVTHWRTAYDWRAWEAKLNAYPQFTTEIDGQNVHFLHVRSPEPDATPLILTHGWPTTVVEWLDVIGPLTDPRAHGGDPAHAFHLVIPSVPGFGFSGPTGDRGWNRFRVARAWAELMRRLGYHRYGSAGNDLGAFIAPEVGRADPEHVIGVHVTQVFSLPSGDADELAALSEEERGKLAFADWHVQRHGGYDRLHSTEPQNVAHALADSPAGLLGWVAQLMGEQLDPDYVLTNATIYWLTNTAASSARFYYEDAEVVPSAQKVNGRGTTPLEPTTVPLGLANFPWDFQSIRTLAERDHENIVSWQTYDRGGHFAAREVPDLLVDDLRRFFATLP; the protein is encoded by the coding sequence ATGGCTGACGACACCGCGATCGTTCCGTTCCGCATCGACATCCCGCAGGCCGACCTCGACGACCTCGCCGACCGGCTGGCCCGCACCCGCTGGGCCGAGGAACTGCCGGCCGACCCCACGGCCACCCCCGAGGGACCGGTGCCGCCCGGCTGGGAGTACGGCGTCCCGGTCAGCTACGTCAAGCGCCTGGTCACGCACTGGCGCACGGCGTACGACTGGCGGGCCTGGGAGGCGAAGCTCAACGCGTACCCGCAGTTCACCACCGAGATCGACGGGCAGAACGTGCACTTCCTGCACGTCCGTTCACCCGAGCCGGACGCCACCCCGCTGATCCTCACGCACGGCTGGCCGACCACGGTCGTCGAGTGGCTGGACGTGATCGGGCCGCTCACCGACCCCCGGGCCCACGGCGGCGACCCGGCGCACGCGTTCCACCTGGTCATCCCGTCGGTCCCCGGCTTCGGCTTCTCCGGCCCGACCGGGGATCGGGGCTGGAACCGGTTCCGGGTGGCCCGGGCCTGGGCGGAGCTGATGCGCCGCCTCGGCTACCACCGGTACGGCTCGGCCGGGAACGACCTCGGCGCGTTCATCGCCCCTGAGGTGGGCCGGGCCGACCCGGAGCACGTGATCGGCGTGCACGTCACGCAGGTCTTCTCACTGCCGTCCGGGGACGCCGACGAACTGGCCGCCCTCTCGGAGGAGGAGCGGGGCAAGCTGGCGTTCGCCGACTGGCACGTGCAACGGCACGGCGGCTACGACCGGCTCCACTCGACCGAGCCACAGAACGTCGCGCACGCGCTGGCCGACTCACCGGCCGGCCTGCTCGGCTGGGTGGCCCAGCTGATGGGCGAGCAACTCGACCCCGACTACGTCCTCACCAACGCGACGATCTACTGGCTGACCAACACCGCCGCCTCCTCGGCCCGTTTCTACTACGAGGACGCGGAGGTGGTCCCATCCGCCCAGAAGGTCAACGGTCGTGGCACCACGCCCCTGGAGCCGACCACCGTGCCGCTGGGGCTGGCCAACTTCCCCTGGGACTTCCAGTCCATCCGTACGCTCGCCGAGCGGGACCACGAGAACATCGTCTCCTGGCAGACGTACGACCGGGGCGGCCACTTCGCCGCCCGCGAGGTGCCCGACCTGCTGGTGGACGACCTGCGCCGGTTCTTCGCGACGCTGCCCTGA
- the pstB gene encoding phosphate ABC transporter ATP-binding protein PstB, with the protein MAKRIEASNVTAYYGAFKAIENINLTVEPKTVTALIGPSGCGKSTFLRSINRMHEVLPGARVEGSLTIDDQDIYDRDVDVTAVRRMIGMVFQRPNPFPTMSIFENVVAGLRLNGLRKKSILDEAAERALRSANLWDEVKDRLGKPGAGLSGGQQQRLCIARTIAVEPQVVLMDEPCSALDPISTLAIEDLMFQLKDKFTIIIVTHNMQQAARVSDRTAFFSIEKTGDPGRLIEYDNTQKIFSNPGVKKTEDYITGRFG; encoded by the coding sequence ATGGCCAAGCGCATCGAAGCCTCGAACGTCACCGCCTACTACGGCGCCTTCAAGGCGATCGAGAACATCAACCTGACGGTCGAGCCGAAGACGGTGACCGCCCTGATCGGCCCGTCCGGCTGCGGCAAGTCCACCTTCCTGCGGTCGATCAACCGGATGCACGAGGTGCTCCCCGGGGCCCGGGTCGAGGGCAGCCTCACCATCGACGACCAGGACATCTACGACCGGGATGTGGACGTCACCGCCGTCCGGCGCATGATCGGCATGGTCTTCCAGCGACCGAACCCGTTCCCCACCATGAGCATCTTCGAGAACGTGGTGGCCGGGCTGCGGCTCAACGGGCTGCGCAAGAAGTCGATCCTGGACGAGGCGGCCGAGCGGGCGCTCCGCTCGGCCAACCTCTGGGACGAGGTGAAGGACCGGCTCGGCAAGCCCGGTGCCGGCCTCTCCGGCGGTCAGCAGCAGCGGCTCTGCATCGCCCGGACCATCGCCGTCGAGCCGCAGGTGGTGCTGATGGACGAGCCCTGCTCGGCGCTCGACCCGATCTCCACGCTGGCCATCGAGGACCTTATGTTCCAGCTCAAGGACAAGTTCACCATCATCATCGTCACGCACAACATGCAGCAGGCCGCCCGCGTCTCGGACCGGACCGCCTTCTTCTCGATCGAGAAGACCGGCGACCCGGGCCGCCTCATCGAGTACGACAACACGCAGAAGATCTTCAGCAACCCCGGCGTGAAGAAGACCGAGGACTACATCACCGGCCGCTTCGGCTGA
- the pstA gene encoding phosphate ABC transporter permease PstA produces MTTTRTPHRTRPSAQPPTLKARRLPRYAAPAIAAAALTVAAAVVYGTGTGGPVLVVVVGALLYLAGLFAAANRVEGRRSARNRTWSALIHSAFVLAVLPLASVVWTLVSKGAERLDADFFLTSMNNIGARDPNGGAYHAIVGTLQQVGIAALITVPLGILCAIYIVEYGRGRFAATIRFFVDVMTGIPSIVAGLFVLAFWVLIVSPWFNDGRPSFSGFAAALALSVLMLPTVVRSTEEMLRLVPAPLREGAYALGVPKWKTILRVVLPTALPGIVTGVMLAIARAAGETAPVLLVAGGGAAINFNPFENNQSSLALFVYQQAGDASRYAPARAWTAALTLVALVLVLTVAAKLLARRNRLGR; encoded by the coding sequence ATGACCACTACCCGCACACCGCATCGAACCCGACCGTCCGCGCAGCCGCCCACCCTGAAGGCCCGACGGCTGCCGAGGTACGCCGCGCCGGCCATCGCGGCAGCCGCCCTGACGGTCGCCGCCGCCGTCGTGTACGGCACCGGCACCGGCGGCCCGGTGCTGGTCGTGGTGGTCGGCGCACTGCTCTACCTGGCCGGGCTGTTCGCCGCCGCGAACCGGGTCGAGGGACGCAGGTCGGCCCGCAACCGCACCTGGAGCGCGCTGATCCACTCCGCGTTCGTGCTGGCCGTCCTGCCGCTGGCCTCGGTGGTCTGGACGCTGGTCAGCAAGGGCGCCGAGCGGCTGGACGCCGACTTCTTCCTCACCTCGATGAACAACATCGGCGCGCGGGACCCGAACGGCGGCGCGTACCACGCGATCGTCGGCACACTCCAGCAGGTCGGCATCGCCGCCCTGATCACCGTCCCGCTCGGCATCCTCTGCGCGATCTACATCGTCGAGTACGGCCGGGGCCGGTTCGCCGCCACGATCCGCTTCTTCGTGGACGTGATGACGGGCATCCCGTCGATCGTCGCCGGACTCTTCGTGCTGGCGTTCTGGGTGCTGATCGTCTCGCCGTGGTTCAACGACGGGCGGCCGAGCTTCTCCGGCTTCGCCGCCGCGCTCGCGCTGAGCGTGCTGATGCTGCCCACCGTGGTCCGCTCCACCGAGGAGATGTTGCGGCTCGTCCCGGCGCCGCTGCGCGAGGGGGCGTACGCCCTCGGCGTGCCGAAGTGGAAGACCATCCTGCGGGTCGTGCTGCCGACCGCCCTGCCGGGCATCGTCACCGGCGTCATGCTCGCCATCGCCCGCGCGGCCGGCGAGACCGCCCCGGTGCTGCTCGTCGCCGGCGGCGGCGCGGCGATCAACTTCAACCCGTTCGAGAACAACCAGTCGTCGCTGGCCCTCTTCGTCTACCAGCAGGCCGGCGACGCGTCCCGGTACGCGCCGGCGCGGGCGTGGACCGCGGCACTCACCCTGGTCGCCCTCGTGCTGGTCCTGACCGTCGCGGCGAAGCTGCTGGCCCGTCGCAACCGGCTCGGCCGATGA
- the pstC gene encoding phosphate ABC transporter permease subunit PstC, protein MGETPHRSAHAGTGGTRVTEGHDRPSGASARPAEAPVSIRTPGGAGLGGGGALPRARAFGAERAFRGLTVGAGATVLVIIAAIAIFLVAKAVPALRANTESFWSFEGWFPNDAEPRFGIGALAFGTVFSSALALLIAVPVALGIALYLSHYAPRRLGTTLGFLIDLLAAVPSVVFGLWGRDVFISPVRDFSAWLNTYFGWIPIFGGDGPFGKSIMLGALVLAIMVLPIITSLSREVFLQTPTANEEAALALGATRWEMIRTAVLPYGRPGVIAAVMLGLGRALGETIALAMTLGITFGISFNLIESGGNTIAANIANTFGEANDTGRGALIASGLVLFAITLIVNITARAIIHRRREFTESAA, encoded by the coding sequence ATGGGTGAAACCCCCCACCGCTCGGCCCACGCCGGCACCGGCGGGACGCGCGTGACCGAAGGTCACGACCGGCCCTCCGGTGCCTCGGCGCGTCCGGCCGAGGCACCAGTCAGCATCCGTACGCCGGGCGGAGCCGGGTTGGGCGGCGGCGGCGCGCTGCCCCGGGCCCGGGCGTTCGGCGCCGAACGGGCCTTCCGTGGCCTGACCGTGGGCGCCGGCGCCACCGTCCTGGTCATCATCGCGGCGATCGCGATCTTCCTGGTGGCGAAGGCGGTGCCGGCGCTACGGGCCAACACCGAGAGCTTCTGGAGCTTCGAGGGCTGGTTCCCCAACGACGCGGAACCGAGGTTCGGCATCGGGGCGCTCGCCTTCGGCACCGTGTTCAGCTCCGCGCTGGCCCTGCTCATCGCGGTGCCGGTGGCCCTGGGCATCGCGCTCTACCTGTCCCACTACGCGCCGCGCCGGCTCGGCACCACGCTGGGCTTCCTGATCGACCTGCTGGCCGCGGTGCCCAGCGTGGTCTTCGGCCTCTGGGGCCGCGACGTCTTCATCAGTCCGGTGCGGGACTTCTCCGCCTGGCTGAACACGTACTTCGGCTGGATCCCGATCTTCGGCGGTGACGGACCGTTCGGGAAGTCGATCATGCTGGGCGCGCTGGTCCTGGCGATCATGGTGCTGCCGATCATCACGTCGCTCTCCCGCGAGGTGTTCCTCCAGACCCCGACCGCCAACGAGGAGGCCGCCCTCGCCCTCGGCGCCACCCGCTGGGAGATGATCCGCACCGCGGTGCTGCCGTACGGCCGCCCCGGCGTCATCGCCGCGGTGATGCTCGGCCTGGGCCGGGCCCTCGGCGAGACCATCGCCCTGGCGATGACCCTCGGCATCACCTTCGGCATCTCGTTCAACCTCATCGAGAGCGGCGGCAACACCATCGCCGCCAACATCGCCAACACGTTCGGCGAGGCGAACGACACCGGTCGGGGCGCGCTGATCGCCTCGGGCCTGGTGCTCTTCGCCATCACGCTGATCGTCAACATCACGGCGCGGGCGATCATCCACCGCCGCCGGGAGTTCACGGAGTCGGCGGCATGA